TCACATTGCATCTTATATATAATCTGCACATGTCGTCTGTTTTTTTTCTTTAAATTACTGACAGAGCGTTTCACCCCGTCAGCCAGATATACATATTCATCATTGACAGAAATTATGACATATATACAATCTTTATCCCGCCCTGCCTTAGATCTGGCAAGCATTCCAGGTTCCATGAACATAAATTACTCTCCCAGAATCTTAACGATCGCAGCAAATACATCATTGATATCGATTGTTCCGTCTACTTCTTTCAAAGTTCCGGATTTTGTATAATAATCAATCAATGGCTGTGTCTGCTCATGATAAACACCAAGACGTTTTGTAACTGTCTCCGGCTTATCATCATCACGCAGAATTAATGTGCCGCCACATTTATCACAAATATTTTCTACCTTTGTAGGAGCATATACGATATGATATGTTGCTCCACAATCTACACACGCACGTCTTCCTGACATACGATTTACAATATTTTCATCCGGAACTTCCACATTGATAGCATAATCAACTTTCTGCCCCAGCTTAGCAAGAGCTGCATCTAAAGCTTCTGCCTGTGGAATTGTTCTCGGGAAACCATCAAGAACATAACCGTTTGCACAGTCATCCTGATTTACTCGGTCTACAACAAGATCTACAACCAATTCATCTGGTACAAGAAGTCCCTGGTCCATGTAAGTTTTTGCTTTTTTTCCAAGCTCTGTTCCATTTTTGATGTTTGCTCTGAAAATATCTCCTGTAGAAATGTGTGGAATCTGATATTTTTCAGAAATCTTCTTTGCCTGAGTTCCTTTTCCTGCACCCGGTGCACCTAACATAATAATTTTCATAATATGCCTCCTTTGTTTTTACCGAAAATTTTATAATTCTCTGAATAGCACATTAACCCGCCGCACTCCACCCTCTAAGGATAAAGTACAACGAGCTAAATATTATCATTAATATCCAAGAAAACTATTCTTCATAGAACCGCCCTTGGTATTCAAAAATCCTGTGTAGTTACGTACTAACATCTGGGATTCAATCTGCTTTAATGTCTCAAGAACAACACCAACAATAATGATGATTGATGTTCCACCAAAAGAAACATTTGCTCCAAATACACCATTAAAGAAGTACGGAATCACCTGAATGATCACAAGACCACATGCTCCAACAAAGATAATATAATTTAAAATCTTTGTCAAGTATTCTACGGTTGGCTTACCAGGACGGATTCCCGGGATAAAGCCTCCGCTCTTCTTCATATTATTTGCAATCTCTAATGGATTAAAAGTAATCGATGTATAGAAATATGCAAAGAAAATTGTAAGTACGATATAAACAACCAGACCGATTGAATATATTAAATTATCTGGATCACACCAGTTATTTGAGTTCATACACTTCAGAATCTGACTTCCGATTCCAGTGCCATTTCCTTTTCCAAGGAACTGAGCAATAACAATCGGGAACTGCATCAGTGATGATGCAAAAATTACCGGTATAACGCCTGCTGTATTTACCTTTAACGGAATATGTGAAGACTGACCACCATAAGTCTTTCTTCCCTGAACTTTCTGTGAATACTGTACTGCAATTCTTCTTTCTCCGTCCTGCAAAATCACTACAAGAAGGATAACAACGAGTATTACTGCGAGAATGATCACTGCTGAGAGTAAACCTTTTGCAAGAGTCTTGCCTTTGATAAACTGCTCAAACAGAGTCACAAAATCACTTGGTACACGTGAAATAATATTGATCAACAGCACAATGGAAATACCATTTCCAACACCTTTTTCCGTAATACGCTCACCAATCCACATTAAGAATGCAGAACCGGCAGTTAATGTACATACAACAATTGCAGCATTTACAAAATTATATTCAACAAGCAGTCCCTGACGACCGAATCCGACAGACATAGCTGTAGACTGGATCAATGCAAGTGCTACGGTTACATAACGTGTAATTGCTGCGAGCTTCTTTCTACCATCCGGACCATCTTTCTGCATTTCCTCCAGTTTTGGAATTGCAATTGTCAACAGCTGTATGATGATAGAAGATGTGATGTACGGTGTTATGCTCAATGCAAACACCGACATCTGTGTAAAGGAGCCTCCGGTAAATGCATCAAAGAAATTGAATGCATCTCCGGTCTGACTCGCGAAAAAATTCTGAATATAAGTTGGATCCACACCCGGTGTAGGCAGTTCGGAACCAAGTCTAACAACGATAAGCATCATAAATGTATAGAAAAGTCTCTTGCGTACATCTTCTATTTTAAATGCTCTTCGCACTGTATCTAGCATTAGATCACCTCTGCTTTTCCACCAAGGGACTCAATCTTCTCAGCTGCTTTTGCACTGAATGCATTAGCCTGAACTGTGAGTTTCTTAGTAAACTCTCCATTTCCAAGAATTTTTACACCATCTTTTGGATTTTTAACGATTCCGTTTTCGATTAATGTCTCAACGGATACTGTAGCGCCATCTTCAAAAATTTCTAATGCGCTCAGGTTGATGCCAACGATCTCTTTAGAGTTTCTGCATTTGAAACCTCTCTTTGGCAATCTTCTGTATAAAGGCATCTGACCACCTTCAAAACCTGGTCTTGTAGCTCCTGAACGAGCTTTCTGACCTTTGTGACCCTTACCAGCTGTCTTACCATTTCCAGAACCGTGTCCACGGCCTCTTCTGAAATTATCACTATGTTTAGAACCGTCTGCCGGTCTCAAGTTTGATAAGTCCATGATATTACCTCCTTATCGATTTATACTTTACGCTTCTTCTTCAACTTTCACTAAGTGTCTTACCTGCTGTACCATACCTCTTGTTGCTGCATTATCTGGTAATACAACTGTTTTGTTCAGCTTTTTCAGTCCCAAAGCTTCTACAGTTTTTCTATGCTTTGGTATAGCACCGATAGTAGACTTAACCAGTGTAACTTTTAAATTTGCCATTTAACCTTACCTCCTATTATGTGACAGAGCACAAGCCCTATCTCTTAGCCTACGATCTCTTCTACTGATTTACCACGAAGTCTAGCAACAGTCTCTGGAGTTTTAACTCCTCTAAGACCTTCGATAGTAGCAAGTACTACGTTCTGTTTATTGTTAGAACCTAATGATTTTGTACGGATATTTTTGATTCCTGCTAACTCGATAACCGCACGCGCTGGACCACCAGCGATTACTCCAGTACCTTCTGGAGCTTTCTTTAACAATACAGAAGCGCTTCCAAATTTTCCGATAACATCATGCTGTACACTGTCGTTCTCATCAAGTGAAACCTCAATCAGTTTCTTTGTTGCATCTTCTTTACCTTTACGGATAGCTTCCGGGATTTCAGTAGCTTTTCCTAAACCTGCACCAACATGGCCTTTTCCGTCGCCTACAACTACTAAAGCTGTGAATCTCATGTTACGACCACCTTTTACGACCTTGGTAACACGTTTAATTGATACCACTTTTTCTTCTAACTCTAACTGACTAGCATCAATACGTTCCTGTCTCATATGTGTTCTCCCTTCCTAGAAATTCAGTCCAGCTTCTCTAGCTGCGTCTGCTAATGCTTTAATTTTTCCCTGGTAGATAAAGCCGCCTCTATCAAAGACAACTTCTGTAATACCTTTTGCCATTGCTTTTTCAGCAATTACTTTTCCAAGATATGCTGCTGCATCAACGTTGTTAGTTTTCTCAAGTTCAGCTTTCACGTCTTTCTGAAGAGTGGAAGCGGATACCAGAGTATTTCCAACTGTATCGTCAATAATCTGTGCATACATGTGATTATTACTTCTAAACACTGCCAAACGTGGTCTCTCAGCTGTTCCGCTGAAACGGTTACGCAATTTCATGTGTTTTTTTCTACGAACTTCAACTCTTGATTTCTTACTAACCATTATTCACACCCTCCTTAATTATTTCTTACCAGTCTTACCAACTTTACGTCTGATAACTTCATCAGCATATTTAATACCTTTACCTTTGTAAGGTTCTGGTCTTCTCTTATCTCTGATTTCAGCTGCGTACTGGCCAACTTTTTCTTTGCTGATACCTTTTACAGTAATCTTATTCTGACCTTCCAGAACTGTTTCAATACCTTCTGGATCTGTCATTTCTACTGGATGTGAATATCCAAGATTCAATGTAAGTTTATTCCCAGACTTAGAAGCTCTGTATCCAACACCGTTTACTTCCAGAACCTTTTCGTATCCGTCAGTTACACCGATTACCATGTTGTTGATCAGTGTTCTTGTAAGACCGTGAAGGGATTTCATTCTCTTCAGATCGTTTGGTCTTGTAACGATTACTTCTTCGCCTTCCTGTTTG
This Ruminococcus hominis DNA region includes the following protein-coding sequences:
- a CDS encoding KOW domain-containing RNA-binding protein translates to MFMEPGMLARSKAGRDKDCIYVIISVNDEYVYLADGVKRSVSNLKKKNRRHVQIIYKMQCEDCTDDAAIRETIQSYIQKAYGC
- a CDS encoding adenylate kinase; this encodes MKIIMLGAPGAGKGTQAKKISEKYQIPHISTGDIFRANIKNGTELGKKAKTYMDQGLLVPDELVVDLVVDRVNQDDCANGYVLDGFPRTIPQAEALDAALAKLGQKVDYAINVEVPDENIVNRMSGRRACVDCGATYHIVYAPTKVENICDKCGGTLILRDDDKPETVTKRLGVYHEQTQPLIDYYTKSGTLKEVDGTIDINDVFAAIVKILGE
- the secY gene encoding preprotein translocase subunit SecY, giving the protein MLDTVRRAFKIEDVRKRLFYTFMMLIVVRLGSELPTPGVDPTYIQNFFASQTGDAFNFFDAFTGGSFTQMSVFALSITPYITSSIIIQLLTIAIPKLEEMQKDGPDGRKKLAAITRYVTVALALIQSTAMSVGFGRQGLLVEYNFVNAAIVVCTLTAGSAFLMWIGERITEKGVGNGISIVLLINIISRVPSDFVTLFEQFIKGKTLAKGLLSAVIILAVILVVILLVVILQDGERRIAVQYSQKVQGRKTYGGQSSHIPLKVNTAGVIPVIFASSLMQFPIVIAQFLGKGNGTGIGSQILKCMNSNNWCDPDNLIYSIGLVVYIVLTIFFAYFYTSITFNPLEIANNMKKSGGFIPGIRPGKPTVEYLTKILNYIIFVGACGLVIIQVIPYFFNGVFGANVSFGGTSIIIIVGVVLETLKQIESQMLVRNYTGFLNTKGGSMKNSFLGY
- the rplO gene encoding 50S ribosomal protein L15, giving the protein MDLSNLRPADGSKHSDNFRRGRGHGSGNGKTAGKGHKGQKARSGATRPGFEGGQMPLYRRLPKRGFKCRNSKEIVGINLSALEIFEDGATVSVETLIENGIVKNPKDGVKILGNGEFTKKLTVQANAFSAKAAEKIESLGGKAEVI
- the rpmD gene encoding 50S ribosomal protein L30 translates to MANLKVTLVKSTIGAIPKHRKTVEALGLKKLNKTVVLPDNAATRGMVQQVRHLVKVEEEA
- the rpsE gene encoding 30S ribosomal protein S5 yields the protein MRQERIDASQLELEEKVVSIKRVTKVVKGGRNMRFTALVVVGDGKGHVGAGLGKATEIPEAIRKGKEDATKKLIEVSLDENDSVQHDVIGKFGSASVLLKKAPEGTGVIAGGPARAVIELAGIKNIRTKSLGSNNKQNVVLATIEGLRGVKTPETVARLRGKSVEEIVG
- the rplR gene encoding 50S ribosomal protein L18; this translates as MVSKKSRVEVRRKKHMKLRNRFSGTAERPRLAVFRSNNHMYAQIIDDTVGNTLVSASTLQKDVKAELEKTNNVDAAAYLGKVIAEKAMAKGITEVVFDRGGFIYQGKIKALADAAREAGLNF
- the rplF gene encoding 50S ribosomal protein L6, with translation MSRIGRLPITIPAGVKVEIAENNVVTVTGPKGTLTKELPVEMEIKQEGEEVIVTRPNDLKRMKSLHGLTRTLINNMVIGVTDGYEKVLEVNGVGYRASKSGNKLTLNLGYSHPVEMTDPEGIETVLEGQNKITVKGISKEKVGQYAAEIRDKRRPEPYKGKGIKYADEVIRRKVGKTGKK